One part of the Dioscorea cayenensis subsp. rotundata cultivar TDr96_F1 chromosome 2, TDr96_F1_v2_PseudoChromosome.rev07_lg8_w22 25.fasta, whole genome shotgun sequence genome encodes these proteins:
- the LOC120275646 gene encoding receptor-like protein EIX1 codes for MHHSVGHCQVGWGTLSLLRLLTFPYNSVYGSFLQLRLPSLQALYLSSTNFNGTIPYYLGQLFPELDMLDLSYNNIAVRPDWVPPPKLKYLHMNDCKVGPRFPSWLQNLKNLSSLGMSNASIGDVLPLWFWNFSLDIVDIDLSHNEIKGKLPACSLKLTNLKSLDLSHNYLEGQLPQFSSYLVDLDPAHGSFSRSTFSNTSIIVPNLWELYISSNKITGSIPSSLCELNYLQVLDLSKNMIEGVIPNCWNSLIIMDLSYNNLHGIIPASICSTFLWVLHLSNNEFFGEFPLSFQNCTSLRSLDLEHNKISGSIPAWLGENLRRLEILELRFNMLTGTIPPQLENLTYLHLIDVSNNHLSGAIPHSFGNFTAMKTNNLGRVWSGIEYYVNNIEINMKGREFQLEGRIPSLFICIDLSNNMLSGEIPEELAHLSFLQSLNLSRNQLLGQLSEKMGELRWLEVLDLSVNNLSGVIPPTMINLTSLNHLNLSYNNFYGEIPYGGQFQVLLDPSIYFGNQGLCGVPLNTKCEIEAPAQPPGLPNNEDDNNLEAIWFYLSMSLGFIFGFWAIFGALILKKKVEVCLFSIC; via the coding sequence ATGCATCACTCAGTGGGCCATTGCCAAGTTGGTTGGGGAACCTTAAGTCTCTTAAGGCTCTTGACCTTTCCCTACAACTCAGTTTATGGCTCATTTCTTCAGCTCCGATTACCATCTTTGCAGGCCTTGTATCTTTCTTCCACTAATTTCAATGGAACTATTCCATACTATCTGGGACAATTATTTCCAGAGCTGGACATGTTGGAcctttcttataataatatagcAGTGAGACCTGATTGGGTTCCTCCACCTAAACTAAAATATTTGCATATGAACGATTGCAAAGTGGGCCCAAGATTTCCATCATGGCTTCagaatttgaaaaatttgtcTTCACTTGGAATGTCAAATGCAAGTATTGGTGATGTGCTACCACTATGGTTTTGGAACTTCTCTTTGGATATTGTAGACATAGATTTATCACACAACGAAATCAAAGGCAAGCTACCAGCATGTTCATTAAAATTAACCAATCTTAAAAGTTTGGATTTAAGTCATAATTATTTGGAAGGACAGTTGCCACAATTTTCATCATATTTAGTAGATTTGGATCCGGCGCATGGCTCATTCTCAAGGTCCACTTTCTCTAATACAAGCATTATAGTGCCAAATTTGTGGGAGTTGTATATTTcttcaaacaaaataacaggAAGTATCCCTAGCTCATTATGTGAACTAAATTATTTGCAAGTCCTTGACCTCTCAAAGAATATGATTGAAGGAGTAATTCCTAATTGCTGGaattctttaataataatggaTTTGTCTTATAACAATCTACATGGAATAATTCCCGCATCTATCTGCTCCACATTTTTGTGGGTTTTGCATTTGAGCAATAATGAATTTTTTGGAGAGTTCCCATTATCGTTTCAAAATTGTACATCATTGAGAAGTTTAGATCttgaacataataaaattagtgGAAGCATACCAGCATGGCTTGGAGAAAATTTGCGGAGGCTAGAGATACTTGAGCTTCGATTTAATATGCTCACTGGAACTATTCCTCCACAATTGGAAAACCTCACATATCTTCATCTTATTGATGTTTCAAATAACCATCTATCAGGTGCCATACCACATAGTTTTGGCAACTTCACTGCCATGAAAACTAATAATCTTGGAAGAGTTTGGTCAGGCATAGAGTATTATGTGAACAATATTGAGATAAATATGAAAGGAAGAGAATTTCAGTTGGAAGGGAGAATACcatcattatttatttgcattgacCTCTCAAATAATATGTTATCAGGAGAGATACCAGAAGAACTAGCGCACCTTTCATTTCTGCAGAGCTTGAATTTATCCAGAAATCAATTATTAGGACAACTTTCTGAAAAAATGGGAGAGCTCAGGTGGTTGGAAGTTCTTGATTTATCAGTGAATAATCTTTCAGGTGTTATTCCTCCAACAATGATCAACTTAACATCATTGAATCATCTGAATTTATCGTACAACAATTTCTATGGTGAAATTCCATACGGTGGTCAATTCCAAGTACTTCTAGATCCATCTATTTATTTTGGCAACCAAGGCCTATGTGGTGTTCCATTAAATACAAAGTGTGAGATTGAAGCACCAGCGCAACCACCAGGGTTGCCAAACAATGAAGATGACAACAACTTGGAGGCCATATGGTTTTATTTGAGCATGTCTCTGGGATTCATATTTGGGTTTTGGGCAATTTTTGGTGCATtgattctgaaaaaaaaagtggaGGTATGCTTATTTTCGATTTGTTGA
- the LOC120273954 gene encoding receptor-like protein EIX2, producing MGVMKKHFQLALLLFYLLCLQLAGFCNCVGGSICREVERKALVDFKNGLEDPNGRLSSWIGLECCSWTGVHCHNYTGHVIRLDLRHNGGIRYLGGEIRPSLLVLNHLRYLDLSDNLFKNIRIPTFLGSLASLQYLNLSLNGFIGRVPHQLGNLSRLQYLDLSGNYLHMVGSHWLTNLSSLQCLNLTGVNLSETKNVFKSLNTFPLISEIKLSRCALHVPLSLGAEINFTNLRFLVLGHSG from the coding sequence ATGGGAGTGATGAAGAAACATTTTCAATTAGCTCTACTACTGTTTTATCTTCTCTGCTTGCAACTTGCTGGCTTTTGCAATTGTGTTGGTGGTTCCATTTGCAGAGAAGTAGAAAGGAAGGCACTTGTTGATTTCAAAAATGGCCTTGAAGATCCCAATGGACGTCTCTCTTCTTGGATTGGCTTGGAATGTTGCTCTTGGACCGGCGTGCATTGCCACAACTACACTGGGCATGTTATAAGGCTTGATCTCCGACACAATGGTGGCATCAGGTACTTGGGAGGTGAGATCCGGccttctttgcttgttttgaatcACTTAAGATATTTAGATCTTAGTGataacttatttaaaaatattagaattccAACTTTCTTGGGTTCACTGGCAAGTCTTCAATATCTTAACCTTTCTCTTAATGGCTTCATTGGGCGTGTCCCAcaccaacttggtaatctgTCTCGCTTGCAGTACCTTGATCTTTCAGGTAATTATCTTCATATGGTTGGAAGCCATTGGCTCAcaaatctttcttctcttcaatgCTTGAATTTGACTGGTGTGAATCTTTCCGAGACAAAAAACGTGTTCAAATCACTGAACACCTTTCCTTTGATATCTGAGATAAAGTTATCTCGTTGTGCTCTTCACGTCCCTCTTTCACTTGGTGCAGAAATTAACTTTACAAATCTTCGATTCCTTGTGTTGGGACACAGTGGTTAA